Within the Apus apus isolate bApuApu2 chromosome 8, bApuApu2.pri.cur, whole genome shotgun sequence genome, the region ATGGGCTGCGGGGGGGGCAGGGGCAATCCGTGGGGCTGAAGGCagccccttcctctcctcctcctcttcctccccagccctgagcagggTGGCCATGTGCGTGGGGAGGTGCAGCAGGATCGTGGGGCCCtgcctgctggtgctgggcacGTTCTCCATGGCAGCCAACgtcctcctgctcttccctggtGGGACAGCCAAGTACCTGCTGGAAGGGCACATCAGCAAGCAGGCCAAGGCGGTGCCGGGCGTCTGGGGAGGAGGTCTCTTGGTGAGTAGCACAGCCTGAAGCACCTCCTGCCTGGCCTGTCTCTGGATGGGGTGGAGGAGGTGGCTCCTCTTTGTCCTCCgtccaggtgctgctggcagccaccTACACGGCGGCGGTGGGATGGAGATGTCCTGGCTGCTCCGGCTGCGGCACCCGCAGCAACGTAAGGGCCTCCAGGAACCCCTGCCCAAGGGGGACCTGGTGGGGGGGATCTGGTGGGTGGTCCCAGGGTGGGACGGGGCAGGGTGACACCTCTCCCGTGGCCCTGTGGTGGTGGGACACGATCCTCTTCTCCCGTGGCGGGATGTGGTGGGTGGCTCCAAGGTGGGGACACGGTGTGGATCCTCTTGTCCCGTGGTGGGATGTGGGGGGTGGCTCCAGGGTGGGGACACAGTGTGGATCCTCTTCTCCCGTGGTGGGATGTGGTGGGTGGGCCCCTCTCCCGGGGTGGGTTGTGGCAGTTGGCAGCCTTCCTCACAGCCCCGTGGTGGGACGTGGCACACATGGGACAGAGCTCCCCCCTCTCTGCCGGTCCAGGGGTGGGgtccctgctctctcctgctgggTGGTGGCAGGGATGGCTCAGTGGTGGGACATGGCATGGATCTTCCCGGCCCATCACCGTCCCGTGGTGGGATGTGGGGGGGTGCCCTGCTGCGGGGTGCTGCGTGGTGCCACCTCCCCTGGGGACAAGGCTTCCCCTGCTTGTTGGCACGGGCTCTGCTCCACCGGGCTCTGCTCCTGGCCTgtcccccttccctgcccacctCAAAACAACCCCGTGGTGGCTCCAGCCTCAGCTTCGGCTCCACAGGGCTGGAGGCTCTTGGGATGTCCTCCCCACCCACCATCTGCCCACAGGCTTTCATCTCTGCCGTGCTCTCCAAGCTGGCtctcctgggtgctgctgcctgctttgtCCTCTCTGGCGTGGGCTTGACCAATGGACCCCTCTGCTTCTACAATGCCTCTGAGTATGGACAAGGTCTCCTCTGGGGCTACCCCTTCCTGGATGTGGGTGGCCAGGAGCCTGATGCCAGGTGAGACAACGGGCTGGAGTTGCTGGTGCTGCTTCTTCCTAATGAAGTCCATGTTATTTATTTCTGGTGGGCTGGCTGGTGGTGATGCAAGTTCCTGGTAGCTTCTCACCTCCTCACCTTCCGTGGCTTCTTGGGTGGTGTTTCCCAAGCCACTGGTGACCCTACACATCCTCTGGATGAAGGATGGAGGCGTCTGGGGCACatctggaacaggctgcccagggaggtggtggagtcaccatccctggagggatctGAGGATGATGTAGATGTGGCCCTTCAGGGCAAGCTCCAGTGGGCATGAGGGCTGTTTTCAGAGTGGTGTGTTCGTTTTGTGGGGctggttgtggttttgtggcttgtttttgtttttttgggggttgtttggtATTTCCATCcagtggatggttggacttggtgctcttagaagtcttttccaaccctgaCACTTCTGTGGCTCTGACATCTCCGCGgtggaaagcaaagcaattcCTGGCCCAGAGCAGGACAGCGACCTgcatctcctcctctccctgtcaCCCAGGGCAGGGAACTACCTGCACGACCGTAGCacctggagcatctgcctggagCCGGCGGGGGTGGTGGCTTGGAACGTcgtcctcttctccctcctgctgctcctcagcgCCGCCGAGATGGTGCTGGCCTCCCTGCAGGTGCTCAACGGCTGCCTCGGCTGCCTCTGCGGCTTTTGTGAGGGCAAATAGGGACCTTCTAGGCTGCCCTTGCGGGAGGCAGGGTCCCCACCCGTCCCTCAAGCAGGTGCCACGGCCCGAGCTCTGAGCCCCGCGCGGTGCCAGAGCCCAGCACGGGACAGATGGACCCACCCTGGGGGGACAGACCTGAAGAGAGGTTGTGTGCGGTCAGTGTCCAGAGGGCTGGCGGGGTGTGGAGCCCTCCAGcccaccctgctcctgccctcgGGGCTGGCAACCacctggaggaggaagagcaacCATCTGGCTCAAGGAGCGAGAGAGGTTTGTGGAGACCTGGCTCCTGGGAGCCCAGCAGCTTCCCACCCTTCAACAACCACCTCAGTGCACAGTGGGAGttgcagggagaagagctggaagGCTAATTGGCTTGTGTTAATCAATCTGGGTtatggggggggtggggaggtgaCACTTGTGTTGGTGTTTGTCTCCTCCACGGGGACAGGAGGGTGGaaggacaagggaagagctgagctgggctctggCTGGGGGGGCTTGGCTGGAGTCGTGCTGAAGGAGGTAGGGCTGGACATGAggtgttcccccccccccccccccctcaaaaCCCCATCATGAAGACGTGCAGCTGTGCTGACactgcagctgctcttccccaccagcccaggaCCCCCGTGGCACCGCCTGCTGCCTCAGGAGGTGGCACCcgctgctgcctgtccccttGTCCCCTCTAAGCCTCTGCCACTAAAAAACAAGGCAGGGACCAAGCTTGGGAGCAGACCTGGACCCGGGTCACGTGCCTCCAAGCTGGAAAAGGTCAGAGGAAAGCACATCTCCAGTAGcttaaagaaaagaagcaataaaCCAGATTAACCAGTAACTGGGTCATTTCAGAGGGAGCGCTGAGGAGGAATTGGCTTGGACAGGGTCGTGGAAGaggagcaattaaaaaaaaggaacataaatatttatgctcATGGGAGGAAAACCCTTGGAGCAGGGTGGCAGGGCCATGTGCCACCATGTGTCCCCCCCTCCCATCGACCTGGCACGTGCAGGTGAGCTGGGGTGTCCCGTTCCTGTGTCCCCCATGCCACGTATTTCCCAGAGGGGCTCATGCTCAGGAAGCagcccagggccaggctggTGGCACCAGCCTCTGTGTCCAACCACCtctaaagttaaaaaaaaaaatagcaataaaaaatgAGATACAACCCAGTTTGGGTTGGGCAGCAAATGCCTTCTGTGGCCACACTGGTGGCCCAAGGTGCTGGGCTCAGGCTTGGTGGGGTAATGGGGGGGGGTCTGTGAGAACCTGACCTGGTTGGGGTGGCATTAGGAGATGAGACAAGCCCTTCGTCCCTTCTTCCTGTGGCACAGGGGGCCAGCAGCCCCCCGGGGAGCCGTGGCTGTCAGGGGGATGTTCTGGAGAACGTCGTAGAGCGTGAACATGCTGAAGGAGATCTGCTCGTAGGGCGAGCGCGTCCCGTTCTCGTAGAGGCAGGCGAAGGCCACGGCTGGGCCCCCGGAGATGGCGGCCTCGTCGTAGGGCAGCTGGATGTAAGCCAGGTCTGAGTAAGCACTTGGGCCCTCGTAGATGACCCAGGGCTCGGTCCAGCTCTCCGCATCCCTGGGGAAGGTGCTGAGGTGAACCCCCATGTTGACCCgggacatggagctggtggGGTGGGAGTAGAGGATCCAGGTCGGTGCTTGGAAGAAGGGAGCGGGGTCTGGGGGGCTCGTGGCGGCCCCTTGGACCGAAGTGGCAGCGTTGGCAGGGCTGAGATGCCCTGGGCTAAGAGAGGCCTCCTTGGGCTTGGCTGGCTtgtggctgctggtggccacagccagcagctcatcaccccctgcctgctgggtgggcagggagcGACCCCTCGGCAGCACCCCCGGGAGCAGCTGGTGGGCCGAGCCCCGGAGGGACACCACAGGGTCTcggggggcagcggggaggTACACGAAAGGCGCAGGGAACCCAACCACGCTGCCGTGACAGCCGTGGGGGGGTTCCACCAGCCGCTGGACCAGCTGCCCCCCGTGGAAAACCGCCCCGTCGTCCGTGCTGAGTGCCTGCACCCTGAAGCCCAAGGGGCTGCGGGCGTTGCAGTAGAGGACGTTGGCCCCATCCTCTTCGTCCACCGAGACCAGCTGGCACTCTCCCGTCTGCAGGTTGGGGATGAACTCCCCGAAGCGCCAGGCCCGGCCGTGGTCGTCGCTGTAGAAGGCGAAGGAGTGGGGGGTGGTCTTGCAGAGCTGCCCGAAGCACTCCTTGCAGTCGATGTGGTAGCTGTAGGCAGGCACCAGCAGCCGCCCCGAGCGCAGCTGGATCCCGTGCCCGGGGCCCAGAGCGAAGGTTGCCCACtctggggagcagaggtgggagggTTTGGGGatagggaaggaggaaggggctTCATGGTGCCCCTGCCAGGGGCTCCAGGGTGTTCCCCCAGCCCGGGCGGTGcagggggagggcagcagggcccAGCGCTGCCTGGTTGTCCTCAGGGATGgtcacagaagcacagagctgAAGAGACCACTAGAcaccatccagtcccacccccctgccagagcaggatcccctagagcagatcccacaggaacacatccagctggggctggaatgtctgcagggatggagactccacagcctccctgggcagcctgtcccagggctctgtcaccctcacaggcaagaagtttctccccatATTTCAATGTCACTTCCCAcgttccagcctgtgcccgttgcccctcgtcctgtccctgggcactgctgagcagggtctggctccatcctcctgcacccaccctgagacaCCTACAGGCATgaacaaggtctcccctcagcctcctcctctccaggctgaacagccccagctctcccagcctttcctcacaagggagatgctccaacccgCCCCTTCACTCCTACCCCCGGCTAGAGGACCTGTccatctcctcttccctccatgCAAGTGGCACAGATATCCTCTCCaccctctctctcctctgcttggaggctcctctcccaccccacGTCTCCAACACTTACAGGCTTCCTACTCCAAGGCCACCTCCAGCCAAAGCACAGGAGGCCCAGCCCAGGTGCACCCTCCCGTCGGCTgtgccccccccagcccctttgCCACCCTCCAGTGGTCCTACCTTTGATGGTCCCACCAATGACCTGCTGTGTCAGGTCTGTGGCCGTGCTCCAGCTCAGGCCCTGGTCGGTGCTGGTGACACAGCAGAGGCGGGTGACGTTTTGGCCGGTGACGATCTGGTAGGCTTCAGGTGTCCTGCCCAGCACCGtgatgaagaaaaggaagagggtgCCGGTGAACTCGTCGTAGAGCGGGCAGGGGTTCATGGAGCGGTGGTGCTGCAGCACGGCTGTCTGCAGCACACGCATGGCTTCCCACTGCCCggggggaggagagcagggacaggggtGAGGACCACCCCACCGCACCCCCATCCCTTCCCCTCCGCCATGGGGGGGCCTCCAGGATCTCAGCTGTGCCATGCACGAGCGCTGGAGGAGGACCAGCCCTGGCAGAGGAGAACCACCCACCCCTGGCAGAGAAGAACCAACCAAGcacccctggcagagcagaaccAAGCACCCCTGGCAGAGGAGAACCAACcacccctggcagagcagaaccAACCAACCACCCTTGGCAGAGCAGAACCAACCACCCACCCCTGGCAGAGGAGAACCAACCAACCACCCCTGGCAGAGGAGAACCAACCAAGCACCCCTGGCAGAGGAGAACCAACCACCCACCCCTGGCAGAGGAGAACCAACCAACCACCCTTGGCAGAGCAGAACCAACCAAGcacccctggcagagcagatcCAACCAAGcacccctggcagagcagatcCAACCAAGcacccctggcagagcagatcCAACCACCcacccctggcagagcagaaccacccacccctggcagagcagaaccaaccaaccacccctggcagagcagaaccAACCACGcacccctggcagagcagaaccacccacccctggcagagcagaaccAACCAACCACCCCTGGCAGAGGAGAACCAACCAAGcacccctggcagagcagaaccaaccacccctggcagagcagaaccAACCACCCACCCCTGGCAGAGGAGAACCAACcacccctggcagagcagaaccaaccaaccacccctggcagagcagaaccAACCAAGcacccctggcagagcagaaccACGCACCCCTGGCAGAGGAGAACCCCCCACTGCCTCCACACGCCCCAGGTCCCACCTCCACGTAGGAGCCGTAGAGGCTGCCGCGGCGCAGCACCAGCAGGTTGGCGTGGGCGTCGTCGGCGCTGAGGCGCTCCTCGGCGAAGGCCAGCAGCTTGGCCACGCAGGGCAGGTAGAGCAGGGCGGGCACTCGGTAGGTGACCCCGTTGGACTCCTTCTCAAACAGCACCGTGCGGGCCGGGAAGTGCCGGGAACCCATGGAGGCTGAGGCAGAAGGATGCGATCCCACCCTGGGGGGCTTGAGGAggtggtgggggtggggggggactggctgctgggcttggcctgggagctgggtggtcatcatagaatcatggaatgggttggaagggactttaaagatcacccagatccaaccccctgcatgggcagggacacctcccaccagcccaggctgctccaagccccatccaacctgcccttcaacactgccagggatggggcagccacagcttccctgggcaacctgggccaggctctcaccaccctcacactccagaattccctcctcatgtctcacctcaatctccctctcccagttttcatccatccccccttgtcctctccctccctgcccttgtcccaagcccctccccagctttcctggagccccttcaggcactggaaggtgctctcaggtctccctggagccttctcttctccaggctgaacaccccaactctcccagcctggctccagagcagagctgctccagcccccttgTCCTGAAGGGGTTTGACCCGGTGGGTTTGGGAAACCTTCCCCCCCTCGCCAGGAGCAGGTTCTGAAGGGCAGGTCTCTatgggcagggctgcagaggagcaggtgcTGCCAAGGCAAGCCACCACCACTCCCAGGGGGGAGACAGGACAGGATTTCGGGTCGACACGGAAGAGGCTGACCCTGGGGTCCCCCCAGCTCAACTAAAACGACCCCCGAAAGACTCTCCCAAAGGCCTTTCTGGCAAACTAAGGGCAATCAGCAAAGGGTCTCCCCACTCCCCCCACCAAGCAGGCGCCGGGagctggggtggtgggacagAACCCACCTCTGCTCAGCCAAGACCCCAGGACCAGCCCTGGGTGCTCCCGAGGGTGccaaggagggaagggaagaccCGGGGGGGGGGATGCACAACACGGGCCGTGCAGGACCAGCTGTCCCGGGGCTCCACGTCCCTCTGCCACCCCCACCTGCCCCGGGAGCGgtccctgctctcccagccatcccaccccccccctcagAAGCCACTCACCGAGCCGGCTGGTCCCTTCCGTCCCCTCGGGGTGACACGGCAGGCTCCGGGCTGTCCTGCCAGCCCCCGGCAGGGTCCCCCTCCGTGTGTCACGGGGCCGGGGACACAAAAGCCCTGAGTCAGCAGCAGCGGCACAAAGAGCCCGTTCTCAGCCCCGGGGCCCCACCAAGGCTGCCACCTTCCccggacccccccccccaggaggGGATGCAAAAGAGGGGGGGGCGGGAATGGGGGTGtttgcagctcctgcctcagtttccctccaGACCCTCCCTGCCCAGATGCCACCACCACCATTCACCCCGGTCTGGAGGGTCCCAGCCCctgagcacagctcagctgtccCCAAACCAGCTTTGAATGCTTCTTTTGCCCTGCACCAGCTTTAGCTCAAGGGGTTTGACCCAAGTCATACGGTCAGAAGGTCCAAGGCCAGACCCTGGGGGCAGGACTGGCCAGGAGAGGCCCCTCCAGGGGATCTCCCCAGCTGAGGACACACGGCTGCCACCCTCTCCACCCCAGCTCCTTGCAAATGCCTCCTAAGCCTGTTTAATTTTAGCTGAGGTTGCTGGAGCAGCAAACCCTGAAGGGCTGCTAAtctccagccctgcttcccgaaggagcaggaggtgaaccctggcttcagctgctttccctgccccagccaaggaaaatcccagccctgctccctgccagcagcatccctcctccttcccaggaGATGCCACCAGGCTGCTTCACAAGGTGAAGTTCCAAGCCAGGAGATCTGGGATCCACCGTCCCAGTCATGCCAGTCCAGCCCCCgagcactgggagctgggagaCCCTGGCTAAGCCTTGGAACAGCTCATCCTCAGGGATGGGGCCATGTCAGAACCCAGCAAACATCCGGGTGGTGACACCAAAGCACCTGGGCTTGGCCCCGAGTCCTTCTGAGGAaccctcccagcaccagcagggagctggctAATGAGCACAGGCCTCCTGGGCAGGTTTAATTACTTCCTTCCCTAATGAAGTCATGCCCTCCAcccacagcagctgtggctcCCTCCACCCCTCCCCTCTCGGGGAGTTTGGCCCAACCAAGCCTTTGCTGATAAAGGGCTCCAGGGACCCTCCACCCTCAGGGACCACCCCACGCCCAGGGACCCTCACCCAAGACAGAGGGCTGAAACCACCCAACGGGCCCCCCCCCAGGGGAGCACCAAGAGGTTCCAAGTGGTGCAGAGGGACCCCCCCTCCACCTCATGATGTGCAGGAGAGGGATGTCTCCTGTGCTGGTGGGGAAAAGCTGCCCAACATCTCCTGTCCCCTCGTggtgctctcctcctcctttccctccccattcccttttttttttctttcctttccatccTAAGGCTGAAAAATCAGGACTTGCTCTAGTGAGCTGTGACCAGGCTGGACCACGATGATGGCTGTTAAATCAAGTCAACTGCAAACATAATGATTAAGCCCATGATTAATGATTAATTGGCAGTAAAACATAACCCAGCTGGAAAGTCCATCCAgtgctcaggagcagcaggttGTCCCCCTCAGCCAAGGTGGGATCACACAGGATCCATCCACCACAGAGTCTTTGTCCCAAAGGTCCCCAAAAAGGGACCCACCACCAGCTGGGTGGCCCAGAACGAAGCCCCCCACCCGTCTCCCCCTTATGCACAAGGGTCCTGTGGGTGAGCCCCACAAGTTACAAAGTGGTGGGAAGTCTCAGTGGGGTGGGAAGTCTCTCCCCTAGTTGGGAGTCGggagctgcagcttctcctgggaACTGGTCCATAGCAAGGGCAAGCCcagctgcttcctcttcttGTGTGGGTGCTGAACAGCATAAAGGTAGGACGTGTactgcagctctggcaggacCATTCTCTGGCAGGTTCTGAGTGTCCTGTTGTCTATGTCTTCTTTGAGGTTGTACCCGAGGATATTTGCAGCCCCTGActggaaaggcaggagagcTTTGTTCTCGATGTGATCCTTCCCCACTGCCTCCTGGCCCAAAAGACAGGTCTCCATGAGCTCCCTCTGTCTGGTCCGTAGGTGATTcacctccttctccagctcctcgTGCCCTATGGTGTCCTCAATTCTCCTCCAGAAGCTCTGGTTGAAGTGCAGGTAGAGCTTCCAGTCAAGCGAGCACCACGCTTTTATCTGCTCCTTGCTTTCCGGAGTCAAGGTCTGGACAGTGTCCTGGCTTCTGGAATTGAGCTTAAAGTAAATCACATCATCCAGATCCCAGCACAAAGTGTGCTTCAAGAGGACCATGGACTCATCAAAGTAGTCTGCTATCAAGATCAAGTGGAAGTTCTCCTCGATCTCCCTCAAGACTGCCTGGATGTACCTCTCGTTGGCCTCCGCGTTGTTGTCGTAGCCAAAATCAAACCACATGATATTCCGGGCGTAGATGTTCTGCCTGGAATCTTCTGGGTGGTAATACTTGGTGGGGGAGGCCAGGTAGTCGTTCACATCCTTGGAGGTCCTGAAGGCAGGGACATTGCCCTTGTAGTAGACGTAGGAAGACTCCAGCAAAGGAATGGGGTTCCTCAGGATGGAGAAGTAGAAGGTGTTGGCGGCCATCACCCTTTGCACCTGTTtatggggaggaagaagagaagctgTTAGTCCAGAGGCCCTGACCAGGCTTCTCCCTGGGTATTGTGGCTCCTTCTTACCTCCGAGGGGTTGAACCGCAGGTGGTTGCACATGATGTTGTAGTTTTGTCCTATGGCTTCAAATTCCTCCACAAAGTCGGCCAGGAAGGTCTTGGGGTAGCCCAGGTGGAGGAGCTGGTCAGCTGGGAGGGCCACGGTGAGGTTGTACCTCTCTGCAAACCTGAACATGATGTTGAGGACGGTGCTGCTGGCCGTCTTGTGGGTCTTGAGGAACATGACGTTAGTCTTGGCATGGCAAGGCCTGgatgtcagcagcagctccttgtcgCTCTTGGAGACTCTGCAGGAATGCAAGAGATGGGGAAACCAGCCTCTCCAGTGCCAAACCCCAGCTCTGAGACCTGGAAAAGCCAAATGGCAGCAGGTTCTCCTTCTGCTACCATGCCTGCAGCTGGTGCAAGGCACCCACCCAACCAAGCCCCATCCCTCAGCTGTAGAAGCCAGACAGCTTTCTGCTCCTCCAGGTCTTCATCACCCAAAGGCTTCAGTTTGATCCCCTTCTCTTttacaggctgggagagctggggtgttcagcctggagaagagaaggctccagggagaccttagagcaccttccagtgcctgaaggggctccaggaaagctggggaggggcttgggacaagggcagggagggagaggacaaggggggatggatgaaaactgggagaggggagattgaggtgagacatgaggagggaattctggagtgtgagggtggtgagagccatcttgaaggtccctcctaacccaaaccattctatgattctttcttCCATCCAGCTTTGCCCCAAAGAGCTAATTccatcccttccctgcccagagGTGGATGCAGGACCTAACTCTGGGCTGCTGCCTTTCCAGAATTAGCCTCAAGCCCATCCATCCAGTGTCCCAGGTCAGATCCTTGCTGCCCCGGGCAGACCAGGGGaccttgctgctgctccacTTACATGGAATCTTTAGTCTTCATATGGAAGAATCCCGACAGGAAGGTAAGTCCCAGGCAAAGGTTGAAAACGAGGAGACATCTGACATGCCTGGAAAGAAAGGAGACTTCCAGTGGATTTTCCCCTGACACTGCTTCCCACCAAACTTTGCATTTTGCCCTTGGGCATTTTGACCCACTGGGAGCTCTGTGTCCCTGTGGTGCCAGCCACCTTCAGCTCCCTGGCTTTGTCCCCACGTTTGTCCCAGTTTTGGCCTTTGGCAAGACACGACCTGCTCCAGGCAGAGCCTGCTCAGCTTTTCCAGGagcttcctgctctgctgccttctctttcagtttcctGGGGCTTGAGAGCTTGTTCACAATTCAAACTTCTCCTTTATTCACTAGAAACATGAAACCTTTTTTCTTGGGTCAGAAATCTGAGCAGCTCCTGTAGACCCATCACTCCAGAAGGTGAGATAGAAACACTCGAGTGCTGATTTTTCAGTAGAACTGATTCATCAGCACAGAAAACCAATGAATAACCcaacagcagctgggacaggctcACGATGTCCTGCTTTCAAACAAGAGGACCAAGTCCTCGCTgccacagctcctcccagcccagctcttctgctCAGCCTCACCCAGGTCTCCCTTTTAATCAGATCTTCTCACCTTGGCCAGAATTTCAGCTGCCTGAGCCCAGAGGCAACCCTCTGGGTGACACACTTCACCTACCCATGCTTCAGGGGTGAGACTTTTCCAGCACTAATTAGGCAACCACTATTTCTCATCAGCAGTGCATTCCAGCTGGGACATGCACGGGATCTTTTGAAGGTTTGATGCCCACCAGCAAAGAACTTTTCATCACCAAGCTTGGTCTGACTTCTCTGAtcttaaaggctttttttaactcagtgtgaatcacagaatcaccaaggctggaaaagacctcgaagaccatccagcccagcctatgacctaacaccaccacatggTGTTATTCCATCTTTTTCAAGCCACCATTTCCAAAATGAAGCAGATCTGACTTGGGCTTCAAGTTGTTTTGAGAAGATTGGGTTCCATTTGCAGCATGGAATGGTCACACTCATGGTTCTCACCCTGGAAAGAGGGCCAGGAAGGCTCCAAGCCCACCCAGTCTGAGGGTCAGTGGGGGCACCTGGCTTGCTGCAGGCTGGACCTGGTGGTTCTTTCTACTGTCCTTCTAGCCAAAGGGTCCTCAAACATGGTCCTGCTGCACAGGGTGGTGGTGGCTTTCACAGCTTGTGCCATGTGAAAGACACTGAATTGctcttgtcaaaagcccctccccagctttcctggagccccttcaggcactggaaggtgctctaaggtctccctggagccttctcttctccaggctgaacaccccaactctcccagcctcttcccttggtgtcacacacacacccccccctcccctttcccacaAGACTGCAAGTCTCTGACCAAGCCACCTCTACATCTCCCAGTATTGGACCAATGGACAACTTGGGCTAAAACATCTCCCATGCTTCAATCCCTTCAAGAAAGACAAGTCCCGCTTCTCTGAGAGCTGTTTTGCCATTGACTCTCACCTGCCCAGGCTGAAGGTGAATGGAGGGAGCACCTGACTTTCCAGAAAAGACCTGATCATTTACACAAACAGTTGGAGCCACAAGCAGAGGGATTTCGTAACCACCCCGTGTAGAAGGGGAGAGTGGAGGGACACACctcagggga harbors:
- the TM4SF19 gene encoding transmembrane 4 L6 family member 19 isoform X1; this encodes MVTEQWLLESRGERKMSTLLSHCSRRTRISCLGNSQALSRVAMCVGRCSRIVGPCLLVLGTFSMAANVLLLFPGGTAKYLLEGHISKQAKAVPGVWGGGLLVLLAATYTAAVGWRCPGCSGCGTRSNAFISAVLSKLALLGAAACFVLSGVGLTNGPLCFYNASEYGQGLLWGYPFLDVGGQEPDARAGNYLHDRSTWSICLEPAGVVAWNVVLFSLLLLLSAAEMVLASLQVLNGCLGCLCGFCEGK
- the TM4SF19 gene encoding transmembrane 4 L6 family member 19 isoform X3; translation: MVTEQWLLESRGERKMSTLLSHCSRRTRISCLGNSQALSRVAMCVGRCSRIVGPCLLVLGTFSMAANVLLLFPGGTAKYLLEGHISKQAKAVPGVWGGGLLVLLAATYTAAVGWRCPGCSGCGTRSNAFISAVLSKLALLGAAACFVLSGVGLTNGPLCFYNASEYGQGLLWGYPFLDVGGQEPDAR
- the NEU4 gene encoding sialidase-4 — translated: MGSRHFPARTVLFEKESNGVTYRVPALLYLPCVAKLLAFAEERLSADDAHANLLVLRRGSLYGSYVEWEAMRVLQTAVLQHHRSMNPCPLYDEFTGTLFLFFITVLGRTPEAYQIVTGQNVTRLCCVTSTDQGLSWSTATDLTQQVIGGTIKEWATFALGPGHGIQLRSGRLLVPAYSYHIDCKECFGQLCKTTPHSFAFYSDDHGRAWRFGEFIPNLQTGECQLVSVDEEDGANVLYCNARSPLGFRVQALSTDDGAVFHGGQLVQRLVEPPHGCHGSVVGFPAPFVYLPAAPRDPVVSLRGSAHQLLPGVLPRGRSLPTQQAGGDELLAVATSSHKPAKPKEASLSPGHLSPANAATSVQGAATSPPDPAPFFQAPTWILYSHPTSSMSRVNMGVHLSTFPRDAESWTEPWVIYEGPSAYSDLAYIQLPYDEAAISGGPAVAFACLYENGTRSPYEQISFSMFTLYDVLQNIPLTATAPRGAAGPLCHRKKGRRACLIS
- the TM4SF19 gene encoding transmembrane 4 L6 family member 19 isoform X2 produces the protein MPPGQGSSRAGGCWLPVVWLPALSRVAMCVGRCSRIVGPCLLVLGTFSMAANVLLLFPGGTAKYLLEGHISKQAKAVPGVWGGGLLVLLAATYTAAVGWRCPGCSGCGTRSNAFISAVLSKLALLGAAACFVLSGVGLTNGPLCFYNASEYGQGLLWGYPFLDVGGQEPDARAGNYLHDRSTWSICLEPAGVVAWNVVLFSLLLLLSAAEMVLASLQVLNGCLGCLCGFCEGK
- the GAL3ST2 gene encoding galactose-3-O-sulfotransferase 2 gives rise to the protein MNKLDVVLPFQGCLLFLKKNTQLALTLHVRCLLVFNLCLGLTFLSGFFHMKTKDSIVSKSDKELLLTSRPCHAKTNVMFLKTHKTASSTVLNIMFRFAERYNLTVALPADQLLHLGYPKTFLADFVEEFEAIGQNYNIMCNHLRFNPSEVQRVMAANTFYFSILRNPIPLLESSYVYYKGNVPAFRTSKDVNDYLASPTKYYHPEDSRQNIYARNIMWFDFGYDNNAEANERYIQAVLREIEENFHLILIADYFDESMVLLKHTLCWDLDDVIYFKLNSRSQDTVQTLTPESKEQIKAWCSLDWKLYLHFNQSFWRRIEDTIGHEELEKEVNHLRTRQRELMETCLLGQEAVGKDHIENKALLPFQSGAANILGYNLKEDIDNRTLRTCQRMVLPELQYTSYLYAVQHPHKKRKQLGLPLLWTSSQEKLQLPTPN